A window of Streptomyces gilvosporeus contains these coding sequences:
- a CDS encoding type II toxin-antitoxin system RelE family toxin, which yields MSDYRTVFRPEAQAELRKIPRDAALRILAKLTELEKDPYGFKTTALVSQPDRRRLRVGDYRVVYTLDNGELVVWVVHVGHRSAVYET from the coding sequence GTGAGTGACTACCGCACCGTCTTCCGTCCCGAGGCCCAGGCCGAACTCCGCAAAATCCCACGGGACGCCGCGCTGCGCATCCTGGCGAAGCTGACGGAGCTGGAAAAGGATCCGTACGGCTTCAAAACCACCGCACTCGTCTCCCAGCCGGACCGCCGCCGCCTGCGAGTCGGCGACTACCGCGTCGTCTACACCCTCGACAACGGCGAACTGGTCGTATGGGTCGTCCACGTCGGCCACCGTTCCGCG